The nucleotide window ACATGTTTTCGGATAAAATTGTGTATCATCATTGTAGCAACAACGATCATCATTTGTTTTTCAAAACTATAACTTGGCATATCCCTTAAAATGGCCCATTTTTTTCAAAACACCAAAAGTCCGTTCAATTACACTACGTAatgatgaatgtgaatgattgAATATCTCTTCTTTACCAGATATCGGTCTACCTCTACGAAAGTTAGGTAAATGATATCGCTGACCTCTATATGGTCTAAGATAACCTTTCATTTGAGGATATCCAAAatcaataatataatattttcctaCATGTCATAATATAACAAACAATTAAATCaagaattttattataaaattatcaattaaagaACTTATACTTTACTTTTATAAAAATCacatataaataaaatatctTAACCATTTGGTGGATgcgaaaatttgtattttggatctcGAATTGCATCAAGAAATATTCTAGTGCCATGTGCCGATCTTTCCCATCCAGCCATGACAAAGGTGAAACACATATTAAAATCACATACTGCCATAACATTTTTAGTGGAATTTGTTCCAATATAGGGAATTTGTTCATTTGGTGGAAGAATAGCGGCAATATGAGTACCATCAATTGCACCTATGCAATCCTGAACAAATAATCATATTAGTCTTGTGCATATTTTTAGtcgaccaaaaatattaaaaatatagtaagataaaattaaattttaaccttaaaatgcGGCATATATCTAGAATCATTACGTATTTGTTCGGGTATTGAGCTAAAAAAAGGATCTTTGAGTGCAATTAGATCAGTGGCCATCCTTGAAACTTTCTCAAGCACAATTGCAAAGTATTGACTTATTGTTGATCCAGACCTTTGAAATCTTTCTCGACATTGGGAAACTTTTGCACCGGTGCCCAAGATGTATAAAAAAATTCCCAACATTTCACTAAAAGATATGTTTCTTGAAGTTTTCAAGTTGTATCTTGTCTCCAAAACTCTTAACAAACTTGTGAATACCATTTTAGACATCCTAAAATTAATCATACAACGTGATTCGTGACCGTCAAGGATCTCTCAAATCCATGTCTCGCCTGACTGTTTTGAATTCATGCATGGTTGCTTCAATATATATTTCTCGTAATATAATTGCACGGAAGAATATGCAACAAAAAATAATCGGTTAAAACATTCCATGCGTTGTAAAatctctttcttttccctttcatCATCACTTTTATCACCATTGTAATTCTCAACTATACTCATCACCGTGAAAAATCAACatccaaaatcatatataaacAAGTATTGGTAAAACTAATTTAGTATAAATAAGTAGAATATAAATTCAATATCCAAAGACCAAAcataaacaactattaataaaagtagattacacataaataagtagaacataaattcaatatccaaaaaccaaacataaacagcCATTGATAAAACTAGATTACACATAAATAAGTAGAACATAAATTCAATATCCAAAAATCAAACATAAATAACAATTGATAAAACTAGTTTAGCATTTTTGTTTAGTCACATAATAGATATCTCTGAACCCTAAAAGATCAGAAAATTTTCAACTATCCTCTATTTTCGTCTTAAGCCACAAAGCTCTAATCTTGGGATTAATTGATAAATTGTCCTTATTGAGCAATAATCTAAGTGCGAAAAAGTATAGCGGACTAGCTTCTGAAACTTCTTCCGACATTTTGTCGAGCACTTTGACTGCTTGTGGAATACTATATGGATCCACAACAGGAGTCAAACTAGATGTGGCTTGACTCATATTGTCAGCTGCATTGCATAATTTTTCTATTTGATTGGACAATCTTGTAGCCCCTCTAATTTGCTTTGAGGATTTCTTTCTTCCAGTTTTAAAATGTGAACTTGATATCTCagggttttttcttttttgaccGTTTCCATCAATTTGAACATCATTTAAAATGTGAACATCATTTCTCACAATTTCTTCTTCATTCTCTTCAGGTATTTCATTGTTAACATCCTAAAAAAAATCACTACGGAGTGTACTAGAAGAAGGTGCCCATGCTTTATCACCTGTTGCAACTATCCCCATAAACATTTAGTCTAACTTCCTTTCGAATTCAGGATCAATACCCAATGTTCTAAATTTTTGAGCTTCAAGCACAACCTACATATCAAATGATAGTTTAATAACAGTAATTATCAATAAACtcataaataagaaaaaaaaacaaaaatattcagaATTATTAATGTACCTTTAGCCTACTCTCCCACCAATCATCCAATGCATCAACGGTTCTTTTTATAGGATTCCACCCTAGACCAGTATCTTCACCTTTAAGTTTCTTCCAAGCTTTCCATTCTTTTTTTAGGGCATCCCACCTATTTTTAAGTTGTCTTTGTGAAAAAGCCTTGCCCGTTTCTTTCTCAAAGTTGGTCATTATTTTCAACCATCCATCTTTTGTGAAATGAGTACCAGGCCTATTACCTTTCAATATCTCTTTAATACAAATATCACAAAATATTTCTAACAATCTCTTATCCCACATTGCTTTCACTTTTTCACCACTAACTTCAATCGCCGACATACTCATCTATTGTGTATACGAACAGATTCGTTTTAGCCAGTAAAGCAATCAAGAAATTCAAATGTCACAAAAGTATATTTTTTTACAAGTGTATCAAAATCAAGATAGGATTCTAAGATTTTTTTTTCAATCAAAATCAACTTTCCAATACTGGAATAATAACCAAGAAAGAGAACACAACTAATAATAGCATCAAACACAATTAAACCATGCAGCTTCAATGACAAAACAAGCATACTAATAAAACATAGAGAGGTCATTAACGCTAAAACATATACAAGCTAATACTAGGGTTATCACGCACATAGGATGATTGGATAACCAAGGAAAACTGTAAAATGTTGGAAAGTATATGTACACCTTGTGTTAAATAATCGCGCTTATGAATCATTTGATATAAATAATAGTTCTGCTTTCGAGCATTGGACCAACCTAGTAGAAAGTGCTAAGGAGCGATGATGCTTATTTAAGGTGGTGTTCTTTTTACTAAATCATTTGAAAATTCGTACTGTCCATATACAGGATGTAATGTGTTAACCAAATGTTATATACGAAACGATTTTTCCTtttttgaaatgaaattttgttgTAAGGGGATTGGAACTCTTGGTTGATCACTCAGATATCTACCACACAAATCTAAGCCAACCTGACACAGATTAACCAAACAAAAATGGTTGATCACTCAAATATCTACCACACAAATGCAAGCCAGTATTAGACCATCACAGATTATTTTATGAGCAGTAAAAACACATCTAGCTAATGGCAGCAGATTACACTGTGTATATTATTTTCACAAGAACAAATAAATTAAACTACAAAGACAAAGATAAATGTTTCTCTTTAAGCATAATCCTTGCATAACAATAAAAACAATGGTGAAAGTTCACAAAGATGAAAAGGATAGAAACtcgaatatgaagaaaaacaaagaagctGAGAATGTTGAGAAGCtcgaatatgaagaaaaacaggATGTCGACGTTATCGAGctgaaaaaatatgaaaatattaaactatatttcataattatttcataaaatgaaagagaagaagatgagaaggaAAAGATAAAACTCACCGGTGGAGAGGAACAAACCGAGAAGAAgataagaaaaggaaaaaatcTTCTAACATCTAGAAAAAGCAGTaagattaaaatagtaaaataccaGCTAAGAAGCACTTTTGGTTGAGAAAAGCCAAAAATTTCTCCTTTTTCATCTATACAAAAGTGCTTAATTTAAgataaaaaaatttcaacactGCTGTTTGTTCTCTATTGCTTTTAAAGAAAAAGCACTTTTTTGAGCAAAAGCCCATCAGAAAAGGAATGAATAAATAGGCCTTATTTAAACTTGAAGCCCTAACGGAGATGCTCTCCAATCTCTATCCATGGTCGTTTGACCCTAAAATGTTTCTCTTCTTAGTAAAACTTTCTCCTTGACCTTTTGGGTTGAGCTTCCATCCCCTGTAACTGTCTAACTAGCTTCTGATTAGATCTAGTAAGTTTGAGTTTCCCTTTTTTGTTGATATTTTGATTCTCTTTTCGCTAATTTTATTCTGTccttttgtaatatcctgattttgggcctagtcggaatagtggtttcgtgaccacaaaattcgagatataaataattattttatgattattttaaggtctatgatatgattgcatgattgtgtgaaaatttcgtgaagaaattttatgcataaagtgcttaatttgaaatttgggactaaattgaataaattgcaaaacttgtgttctagaagtattttgcataaaattgaattagattattaattagaggtccttaaagagtaattttaccaatttctaagtctatggacaaaaattggacatggatggaattttggaaagtttagtagtaagggcattttggtcatttagggtaaaatgaattaaaatacaaaattaaaagccaattttgctcatcttcaaccccatggccgaatatagcaaggagaaaccatggctagggttttcaagcttccaagctcgattgtgagtccgttctagcctcgcttttaatgatttttacgttttggagtccctagctcgatttagcttatgctagcaataatttaacctagggtttatatttggaaaaatacccataggtgaaatttgtgtattttggtgttttatgatagaatatgaggttttaaattatgttagacaacttgtgctactcggttttaagtgaaaacgagcaaaagggcttaattcagtaaaaataactaatagtcataagtacatgttagagtgagaatttgatgtttccatagaaggaaaatgatcagcatgtcataaaacataagaaaataggctgaattttaatttacgagctttggggcaaaagtgtaaatatgcaaaagtttaggggcaaaattgtaatttttccaaaatatgattttgggtcaatttgaataatgtgagtcctaattagactatattttaaatgatagagcaaggaaaactgaaattcggctaaaatggggaaaataccaagttgtggacgaaatggtaaaatagccattttcagacacgaggtaagttcatatgtaaatgttggtaacatagttattattttaaatgttttaatgttttttaaatgatatgataattattatgaaatattatacttgtgataattgtttgataatatgtcaaattatgtgatatacttggaaaatgtgaaatactaccgagtatcagatcggcattccgtagaagatggttgagacacatgattgggaaaaggtccgttgaacctcaggaatggattaggatacaagtgacatgtcactgggatatttgggcatccgaactcgttgagttgagtccgagttcacttatggatgcgagcgtcgaactcgttgagttgagtccgagttcgtgagatgtaactaggcatccgaactcgttgagttgagtccgagttcacttatggatgcgaacgcccgagctcgttgagttgagtccgagttcacttatgggcgggttacatggtagcttggctacatatgtggcacttatgtgcaagttatccatgtatccgaattatattccgatgtgttcaacgggtaaagttctactcaaatggaggaatactcaagatgaaagggacgtattggtaagtgttgtgaaatggatactttgaacaggtatgtacttaaccctcgggttgaaaactcgatataacaacaatatggtaagatgataaatgaaaaggtgatatgaatgtcttggtgatgattatgcaaatgatgttttatgtttgcttatatgattatgttacttgctatttgcatgtgagcttactaagcatttatgcttactcctccttttcattccttgtagtgttgacaagccagctcggaaatcggaaacggtcggaggcacgccacactatccgtataccatcttggcataatggcttgtatattttgagtatggcatgtatagcattataatcattttgtatatatggtcttatgatatggttattgagtggtatggaaatagaaatgcttataatgattagccattggaatggctaatcatgatcatatttggtattatgtatgtcaaattgctagctaatccatggaaaccatgaaataggtaaaatttaccataaaatagattcagacagcagcagtgacgtgagtttaaaaaatcactaaaaatagtagaaatggaattaaataatgagtaagttatggaattgaagtttgattagtctattttcatatggaataagcgaaacaggtatatgagctatattttatgagatgtttaaatttttgtgaaatagggccagagcgatttctggatcccctgttctgaatttggaaattcaccataaattttacaaagataattagaagtcatgctttatatttacagattccttattgagtctagttttattagagataaacggcatagtcattgaagctctgtacagggagatatctgattcgtaatacacagaggtcagagtagttgaaccctgaaacagggagactttaactaataaactgtactaattggcccaaccaaaattctagaaaaaattagtagatatatatatgagtctagtttcaggaaaaatttacgaattggatttcaagtttcgtaactcgagatatgatttttaaagcgactgtgatgcagttagctaacttgtctggaaattttaaaatgaattgtatgagctgtttaattaatgaattaagtccgttaacacctcgtgttcgactcgaaacGGTCTCAGTGTACGGGTGTTACACCTTTTGCTTCTATAGGTCATGTTTGAGGCTTGTTGAAATAGGagactttcttcttcttcttctttttcatatTTATGTTCGCTTTTATTGTGGCTCGAATAACTTAATTATGGGTTTTTAGGGTTATGGTTTTTATTGATGGAGAAATGGTGAGTGAATTAAGAACGAAGGGTTATTGAGTTGGTTAGAGGTGACATAGGGCTGACAATGGCATTGCTAGTGTTTGGGACTTAAGTTGTTGATACTGCTTGGATTATCACGTTAGAGGTATTGGTGCAAAGATTGTGTGAACAAAGTGTTAACTtgtaaacttattaatagttCAAAGACCAACTTATAACCTTTTGAAATTAAAAGATCAAAGTGTGAACTTACTATTAGTTTACTTATCCCTACATTTCACATATGTTAGCAACTAAATGAGATAGTGATCAACTTGTAACCTTAAAACAGTTTAAGCAACCAATTTTGAATTTTCGAAATTAAGTGACCAaagtataaatttattaatagtcgAGTGATAGTTTactctaataataaatttaaattgacttttatatataaattatggaTTTAAAAGACATATACAAAAATGAAAGGATATTTTAACTACACCTGGTGAACCAAAATTTCCCCTTTTAACATATCAATAAATTTGGAAAGTACATTTATTGTTTGACATAATGTTAAATTTTGTCCACAATGTTTacatattttgataatttagCTCTTATTCgcttttttaattaaattggcCCCATCCTTTAAAAAATAGAATTCAATTTGACTATTAATCTTTTAAAAgagttgaattattattatttttatcataaaactaactaaaacattaaatttttaaatatgaaagTCCGCATGACTATCCACATATATTTCATactactttttaatttttatgatcttttataaatttttcttggattttaatttttaaattttaatattttataaattttaaattatttattgagaTGACATATAAGAAAATTAGTGTTATGTCAAAATGAAGTACAAGAGGGCTGCCATATAGATTGCCATGTCAATATcgttaaaaaattaatgttttagttagtatttccatttaaaaaaacaaattaattCTTTTTAAAAGCTTAAGGGCcaaatttagataaaaaaagAATAATGGCAAAATTTACAAAAGATATAAACTATGCTTTTGTACCTGTTTGTTTGTATTTTTGTCTTGCAAATCAATTTTCTAACCATTTGCAAATGCTATTTTTATCTTTAAAGGTCCACTTCAACCGATTGAACTATAGTGGCTTCTACATCGCTATTCGGAGAGGTGGTGAAATAATTTCTACAGCATCAATCAGGTACTCGATTTTTTGGCATACTATGCTACTCTTTTCTCTCCTTGTAGCTATTTATCTTTGGTTGGGTGGATAAACACGAGTACCAAAATTACCTAACATGAATAAGACCCTGACTCTTGGAGTACATATTATAGTTTTAGTGGATTTTTATGCAAACGTCTTGTTAGAATTGTGTGAGTCAAAttattgtgaaaataaaatataagtggCAAGATAGAGGGATTTATAAGTGGCATCCATATAgaagtttattttttttatttgaagttTATTTCTTCTATTTTATAGTCGTCTCTCGTCTTGAACTAAATAACCGTGTATGTTCCTGGAAAATACTTGTAATATGTTAATCATTACTTCACATTTGTGTTCATAGAgctttataaaattaaaagttaaactGCTCTATCCCAACAATAGTGAGGGTGGCATTGAAAGGAGAACTTTTCTGATGATGCCTTTTAGATGAATTCATGGATTAACTCGATTATGAATCTATTTACGACTAACTACTACTATCTTCACAACTATGAACTTGATTGAGTACTTGAATAACTATCCTAATGGAAGTTGTTAGTTATGTCAAAAGTGGTAATACATAGAACACTGTTATCTTGAGAACAGATAGCTAACAATCCTATCAAGATTTTTATCAGGAAAATTGGAAACTGTTCAATTATTCTCTTTTCTAATCTATTCAATCCTTCTACACATTTTTTCTGATATTGTTCTCAATGTTTTCTCAGTTCCTTTTAGACATGGAGAACGCATAGGTTTTAGTTACCTAGTGTCACAAAGTTATGCTGGGGATAGTTTAGGTATTAAAGTTCTACGTAATTCTGTGATTCTAAATTTCAACATCAAACTTACATCATACAGAAAGCTTATTCCAGCACACAACAAGGGTATACCTcctttatattatataattgCAGGATTTGTGTTTACAACTGTATCTGTTCCATATTTACGTTCTCAGGTATGTTGTTTACTTCAAAATATATTGCCCgtcacaataataataaaataatgcctCTTAAAGACTTAGCTAGCTTAGATGCtataaaatgaaatattgatatttttgtgttatttttgtgTTCCTTTTTGGGCATTCTCAAAAAgtagaaaatataaatatattgttatttttttgttGCACTATCTACAGCTTGTCTGGTTGTACATTTTCTGTAATTTCGATTATTGTGTCAAAGGTCAACAAAGCATGGGCATGTTTGAAATGTTTCGGTTGGATTTTGCTGTTCGAAGTGCTGAGCAGTCTGCAATGTGAATTGGGTTCTGCTAGTTTACTTCCATAGCAGATTGAATATTTTCTTAAAATCTGCAAATTTATCATTTATGCACTTTTTAATAGCCTAACTAAACATTTCTAGACCCTTCTTGATGTTGGGGGTTTACATCATTCTAGATATGTGATTTCTACAACAATTTTGCATTTTCCGATAACGCTTAAATTCTTTGGTGTCCAGGTGTGGTCACCAAAGGATTTCCTAAATTATTGTTCCTGCCAAGTCGTCTTGTAAATAAGTGCTCTGCTGTAATTTTCTTGTGATAGAGAATGTTCTTAATTGGATCGGTTGTTACATTatcttttttcatttttaggATCTGTAACATGAATTTGTGGTGGTGTTGTTGAGTAACACTTTTTTCTTTTGCCACGTTCTAATTGTATTAGTTTTCCAGTTGCGTGCATCCCGACACAATTATTTTCAAATTATGTAATAAATGGATTTGAAGATAAATGATATAGTTGTGATTTCAAGTACAACTTTTATGTTTCTTATCaagttttttctttttatagtgagattttatgattatttagatCATAAAAAGTGTAGAGCTTTGAATTTTTATCAACTACATGGTAGTAGTCAATTTGATTTTTCAAAAGTTAGTGACACTTAAGTTAGCTTTTAAAATCCATTTAAACCGCCATGTAGGAATATTATTAGGAGCTTAACGGAGGAGTGATCATATTGTAACAAAATATTAATGTAAATGATtaaaacgtaatattttaaagataaataactaaaatataatttgaggctaacaaaatgattattttatagtttggccttaaaaaattaaaaattcgacGGAATCAAATGGCTAAAGCGTAGTCAGAACCAATCAAATGCTATGCAATGCAAAGCCCAAAGAGTTACTTGGgccttttattaaaataacctcttaattttaattaag belongs to Gossypium arboreum isolate Shixiya-1 chromosome 7, ASM2569848v2, whole genome shotgun sequence and includes:
- the LOC128295456 gene encoding L10-interacting MYB domain-containing protein-like, whose translation is MSAIEVSGEKVKAMWDKRLLEIFCDICIKEILKGNRPGTHFTKDGWLKIMTNFEKETGKAFSQRQLKNRWDALKKEWKAWKKLKGEDTGLGWNPIKRTVDALDDWWESRLKDVNNEIPEENEEEIVRNDVHILNDVQIDGNGQKRKNPEISSSHFKTGRKKSSKQIRGATRLSNQIEKLCNAADNMSQATSSLTPVVDPYSIPQAVKVLDKMSEEVSEASPLYFFALRLLLNKDNLSINPKIRALWLKTKIEDS